One Bacteroidales bacterium genomic window carries:
- a CDS encoding TolC family protein: MTRAIKYYFAFFTFIFLASATTAQEDALNLSSALEKALENNYGIIISESQANIAGLNNNWGTAGRYPSVGFDASSSNNMELINNSSANRLYGSIGMNWTLFDGYRVNITKSKLDKLENLAKGRSAVVVENTIQNVILGYYNVLLQKEQLDVMKRVTGLSRDRYEYEQMRRDMGSSLTYNVLQAKNVYLEDSASYLNQQVVVRNAIRNLNFVLGEEASAQWNFTESFEPDISVYKLGDLIDKMRSNNQTLQNQYASLMIRKEDTRLRESELYPSLRFSAGLDNSFSRTKNEGMDALTTKTVAPYANMSLSYDIYTGGTRKQAIEVARINEEIARTEIEEMEHSLTNVLFNQYDLYNVRRTLLNVASENLEAAELNLEIAEEKFKSGAINSFNYRDIQLIYLNAALQRLRAVYNLVDSNTNLTRLIGGFVEEGALIE; encoded by the coding sequence ATGACAAGAGCAATCAAATATTATTTTGCATTTTTTACTTTCATTTTTCTGGCCTCTGCCACAACCGCACAGGAGGATGCCCTTAATCTCTCATCTGCCCTGGAAAAGGCTCTTGAAAACAACTACGGGATCATCATTTCGGAGTCGCAGGCAAATATTGCCGGGTTGAATAACAATTGGGGTACGGCAGGCCGTTATCCTTCCGTTGGCTTTGATGCTTCATCTTCCAATAATATGGAGCTCATCAATAATTCATCAGCGAACCGGCTTTATGGAAGCATCGGGATGAACTGGACACTCTTTGACGGATACCGGGTGAATATCACCAAGAGCAAGCTGGATAAGCTCGAAAACCTGGCAAAAGGAAGATCGGCTGTGGTGGTGGAAAATACCATCCAGAACGTTATCCTGGGCTATTACAATGTGCTGCTTCAGAAAGAACAGCTTGATGTAATGAAGCGTGTAACAGGTCTTTCCCGCGACCGCTACGAGTATGAACAGATGCGGCGGGATATGGGCAGCTCACTTACTTATAATGTTCTGCAGGCCAAAAATGTGTATCTTGAAGATTCTGCCTCGTATCTCAATCAGCAGGTGGTGGTGCGCAATGCCATCCGCAACCTGAACTTTGTGCTGGGGGAAGAGGCTTCAGCCCAGTGGAACTTTACCGAATCCTTTGAACCGGACATCAGTGTGTACAAACTGGGTGATCTGATCGATAAGATGCGTTCCAATAACCAGACCCTGCAGAATCAATATGCCAGTCTGATGATTCGTAAAGAGGATACCAGGCTCCGCGAAAGTGAGCTGTATCCTTCTCTACGGTTCTCGGCGGGTTTGGACAATTCTTTTTCGCGCACCAAAAATGAAGGAATGGATGCCCTGACCACTAAAACCGTAGCTCCTTATGCCAATATGAGCCTAAGTTATGACATTTATACCGGAGGCACACGCAAACAGGCTATAGAAGTGGCCAGAATCAATGAAGAGATTGCCCGGACCGAGATTGAAGAGATGGAACACAGCCTGACCAATGTCCTGTTTAACCAGTACGATCTCTATAATGTCCGGCGAACCTTGCTGAATGTGGCTTCAGAAAATCTGGAGGCTGCCGAGCTTAACCTGGAGATCGCAGAGGAGAAGTTTAAATCCGGCGCCATCAATTCATTCAACTACCGCGATATTCAGCTCATCTATCTGAACGCTGCACTCCAAAGACTCCGTGCTGTATACAACCTGGTCGACTCAAACACCAACCTGACCAGGCTGATTGGTGGGTTTGTGG